GTTGCCTCCGATATCGGCGGGACCTTCACGGATCTGGTCTACCTCGACGAGCGCTCGGGGACGCTGAGGACAGCAAAGGTGGACACTACGCCACCGCAGTTTGAGCGCGGAGTGATGGACTCCCTCCGGAAGGCCGGGGTAGAGGGCCACATGATCGCCTACCTCGTCCATGGAACGACCGTCATCATCAATGCCGTCACCGAGCGCAGGGGAGCGCGCACGGGGCTGATCACCACGCGGGGCTTCCGCGACGTACTGGAGATCGGGCGCGCGAACCGACCGGACCTGTACAACCTCAGGTACCGGAAGCCAAAACCCTTTGTTCCTCGCTACCTGCGACTGGAGGTCACGGAGCGGATCTCCCATAAGGGTGAGGTGCTCGTCCCTCTCTCTGAGGAAGATGTGCGTGATGCAGTCCGGCGCCTGAAAGCCGAAGGTGTGGAAGCGATCGCGATCTGCTTTCTCCATTCTTACGCGAACCCCGCGCACGAGCGGCGCGCGGCCCAGATCGCACGCGAGGAATGGCCTGACGTGTTCGTCACCTCTTCGCATGAAATCACACGAGAGTGGCGCGAGTACGAGCGTACGAGCACCGCGGTGCTGAATGCCTACGTTCAGCCGTCGGCAGCTCGCTACCTGGATGCGCTCGAGCGAGACCTGCGCGACAGCGGCGTGGTGGGTACGCTGTACGTCATGCAGAGCAACGGGGGCACAGCGACCTTCGACAGTGCCCGCAGGGCGCCCATCGGGATGGTGGAGTCGGGTCCGGTAGCCGGTGTCCTGGGCACCCTCGCCCTCGGGCGGTTGCTGGGCGAAACGAATCTGATCTCTCTGGACATCGGCGGTACGACCGCGAAGTGCACCCTTATCGACCGAGGCGAAGTTCGCGTCACGACGGAGTACAAGATCGAGTGGAGTCGTACGTTTCCCGGATACCCCCTTAAGGTGCCGGTCGTCGACATCGTAGAGATCGGGGCGGGTGGCGGGAGCATCGCCTGGCTGGACGACGCAGGTGCCCTGCACGTCGGCCCCCAGAGCGCGGGGGCGCTGCCCGGCCCGGCGTGCTATAGCCGAGGGGGCCAGGCGCCGACCGTCACCGACTCCAACCTCGTCGCCGGCCGCCTGAACCCCGGGTACTTCCTCGGAGGCGAGATTCCGCTTCAGGTGAGTCATGCGCGGGCGGCCCTAGGGCCGATCGCCGAACGTTTCGGCATCGACGAGATCCAGGCTGCCCTGGGGGTCCTCCGTCTGGCCAACGCCAACATGGTCAACGCCCTCAAGCTGGTGTCGATACACCGTGGCTACGACCCGCGGGACTTCACACTCGTTGCGTTCGGCGGGGGAGGCGGGATGCACGCTGCGTCGCTCGCACGTGAGCTCCACATCCACCGCGTTCTCATTCCCGTTGAGCCGGCCGTGTTCTCCGCGTGGGGCATGTTGATGACCGATCTGCGCTACGACCTCGTGCGTACGCACATCGAACGCACCGACGGGGCGAGCCCTCAGGACCTCGATCGACGCTGGAGCGAGATGGAGGAGGCTGCGGTGCGGTACTTCGCAAACGAACAGATGGACAGCAGCCGCCTCGTGTTCCGCAGATACACGGACATGCGCTATGCAGGGCAGGAACACACCGTGAAGGTACCGTTCCCCGCCGGTCCCGTAACCACGGAGACGGTTCGGGAAGTGGAGGAAAAGTTTCATGCACTCCATGAGCAGCACTACACGTTCCGGCTTTCGAACCCGATCGAGTTCGTGAACTTCCATCTCACGACGTTCGGCACGGTCGACAAGCCGTCGATTCCCGAGATTGACGGCACGCGGAACGCGGTACGTGCCAGGAAAGACAAGCGCCGCGTGGAGTTCGACGGCCACGGGGCGCTGGAGACCCCGATCTACGAACGGGGTCGGCTCGGGCCCGGTGCGGTCGTTCGGGGCCCTGCGATCATCGAGGAACCGGCATCGACGACCGTCCTCTTCCCCGGAGACCGGCTTCGGGTGGACCCCTACGGCAACCTCCTGATAGAGGTCTCGGTGCGGGGGTGATGCGCATGGCACAGAGGGCCAGGAAGACCCGAACCGCCCCACGGAATCGTCGAGAGCGGACGGTGGATCCGTTCACCCTTGAGATCATCAAGAACTCGCTGGTGGCGATCGGCGATGAAATGTTCGTCGCTTTGCAGCGTACCAGCATGTCGACCATCATCTACGAGGTGCTGGATTACGCAACCGGCTTGACCGACGCGCGGGGGCAGTTGATCACTCAGGGCAACGGCGTGACGCTATTCCTTGGCACGCTATCGCACGCCGTCCAGTACACGCTCGAGAAGTTCGGGGACCGTTTGCGTCCTGGCGACATCGTGATCACGAACGACCCGTACACGGGGGGTGGGACGCACCTGTCCGATGTGTCGTTGGTCATGCCGGTCTTCTACGACGGACGGATCGTCGCATTTGTGGCCAACAAAGCTCACTGGACCGAAATCGGTGGAAAGGATGCCGGGTCGTGGACGACGGACGCCACGGAGGTGTACCAGGAGGGGCTACAGTTCCCGTGCGTCCGGCTGTTCGAGGAAGGGCGACCCGTCCAGAGTTTGCTCGACCTCATTGAGGCGAACGTACGTCTTCCGCAGATGACTTTGGGAGACCTGTGGGCGGGCGTGGCCGCGCTGCGGGTGGGGGAACAGCGAGTGCGGGAACTGTGTGACAAGTACGGCGTGGACACGGTGTTGCGTGCGGTGGACAAACTCCTAGACGACGGCGATCGGCTCACACGGTTGGCACTGGGTGCTCTGCCGAAGGGTACCTTCGAAGCCGAGGATTGGATTGACGACGACGGCATCGGCAACGGACCGTTCCCCGTGCGCGTGCGCGTGACGATCAGCGACGAGGAGTTCGTCTGCGACTTCACGGGCACCCACGCGCAAGTTCCCGGCCCCGTGAACTGCACATATACAGCGCTGGTCAGCGGAGTACGGGCGATGTACCTGGCGGTGACGAACCCTTCGAATCCGGCGATCAACGACGGTGCGTTTCGTTCCCTGCGTGTGGTGTGCCCGCCACGCACGATCTTTTCGGCCGAGCGACCGGCACCGGTGTCGACGTACTGGGAGACCATGCTATACGTCGCGGATCTGATCTGGAAGGCACTGGCGCCAGTGATCCCGGATCGCGCCACCGCAGGGCACTTCCTGTCGGTGTGTGGGACGATTGTCGCCGGCCCCCATCCCGACACCGGAGAGTTGTTCCTGCTCGTCGAGCCCCTTGCCGGGGGATGGGGTGCAGGGGTCGACAAGGACGGGGAGAGTGGCCTCGTGTGCATCGGGGACGGGGAGACGTACATGATCCCCATCGAAGTTGCCGAGACCCGCTACGGGGTGCGCGTCGAACAGTACGCCTTCCACACCGACGACGGGGGGGCGGGCCGTTTTCGGGGCGGTAAGGGTCTCATCCGCGACTACCGGATCATGTCCGACGAAGCCTACCTCACGACCACGTTCGGCCGCCACAAGTTTCGCCCCTGGGGTGTGGACGGAGGCCGAGAGGGATCACCGAACTACGTTCGCATCTTCCATGCTGATGGCCGCGAGTTGGTCTTCGGCAAGACGGCGCGCTACCGCCTCAAGAAAGGCGACATGGCACGCCTGGTGACGGGGACTGGGGGTGGGTGGGGCGATCCGAGGCAGCGCGCGCCCGAAAGAGTGACCGAGGACGTCCGCAACGGCTACATCACGCCTGCGCAGGCGGAGCAGGATTACGGGCTCGCCTTCGGCTCGGGTACAGGCGTCGCCCAGCCGCTGGTGCGCGAGACCACGGGGGTGCGCTGATGCGGATCGTTCAGGCGGACGGAAGGGAAGGGGTGCAGGTTCTGATGGCGGTGGACGACCCCGTTCGCGGCCGGATGGCTGCAGGAGTCGCGCGGTTCTCGCCCCAGACCCGCCATCCAATAGAGGGGACATCCGTCCATGAGGCGCACGAGACGTTCTTCGTCCTGAAAGGGCGTTTGCTCGTTAGTACGGCCGAGGGCGAGCAGGCGGTAGCGGAGGGAGATTTCGTCTACATCGCACCCGGGGAGGAGCACTGGGTGGCCAACGAGTGGGAGCATCCCGCAGAGGTGGTGTGGGTTCTGGTCGGCTCGACGGAAGTATGAGCGATCCAGCAGGCCGACAAGCGATGGAGAAGGGGGGATGGGGATGTCCAGACGCTCGATCGCTGTCATCGGGATCGTCACAGTTGCGATCGTCGTCGCTTTCGTACTTGCGCGGAGGCAGCCGGGACCGGAGGTGGCGGCACGGGTGTTACGCATGACCGAGTCGCCTCCGACCCTGATTGACCCGGCACTCGGCACCGACTTTTCCAGCACAACCTCACACGTGAACCTCTACGACGCCCTGGTCTGGCCGGGAACTGACGGGGAGATCGAACCGCACCTCGCGGAGAGCTGGGAAGCCTCGCCGGACGGGCTCGTGTGGACCTTCCGTCTGCGACGTGGGGTTCAGTTCCACCATGGGCACGGCGAGCTCACCGCGAACGACGTTGTGTTCACGTTCCGGCGGCTGATAGCCATCGGCGAAGGCTTTTCCTACTTGTACCAGGGACGGGTGGCGAACGTTGAGGCTGTCGACACCCACACGGTCCGCTTCACGCTGTCGCGTCCTTTCGGGCCGTTCCTGGCGACACTGCTGCGTCTGGCCATCGTGAGCGAAGCGTGCGTACGGGCCAACAAGAAGGACGGGCCCTACGGCGAGTGGGGCGATTACGGTCGAGACTACCTGACGACCAACGACTGTGGGTCGGGACCGTACGTCATGCGTGAGCGCGTTGTCGGTGAGTCCTTCGCCGCCGAGCGTTTCGCGGATTACTGGATTCCTTTCCCGGCCGGCGCGCCGGACCGTTTCGTTCTCATGGAGACGACGGAGGCTGCGACCGTACGGACGCTGATGGAGCGGCGAGAGCTGGAGATCACGGATCAGTGGCAGTCCTTGGAAGCGTACAACACCCTGCAGCAAATCCAGGGCGTGGACGTCGCGAGGATCGCCGACGGATCGATGCTCTACTTGATGCTCCACAACCGTAAGGCACCGACCGACGATGTCAACGTCCGGAGGGCACTCGCGTGGGCGATGAACTACCAGCAGGTGACAGACAGCATCTTCCCCGGGACGAGCCAGGCACGCGGCCCTGTAGCGGCGACTTTGCCCGGCCACGACGCCACCGTCTTTCAGTACAGATTTGATCTGGAGCGCGCCCGCGCGGAACTCGCACAGTCACGGTACGCCGACAGGATCGGGCAGATGCCGATCGACTACTGCTGGACCGCGGAGGTCCCCGACCTGGAGAAGATCGCGCTCATGTTCCAGGCAGATCTGGCCAGGATCGGCGTGAGGGTCAACATCGTGAGCCTGCCGTGGCTGCGGATGATCGAGGCCGCGTCGCGGCCGGAGACGACGTGCCACATCATGAGCATCTGGGTGGCGCCGCACTATCCCGAGGCCGGATCCATCCTGGAATCCAAGTACCATTCCCGCGCAACGGGTACCTGGGAGCAGACGGAGTGGGTGCGGGACCCGGAGCTCGATCGGATGATCGACGACGCGCTCGCGACAATCGACCGGCAGGAGAGGTTTCGTAAGTACGCTGAGATTCAGCGGCGGATCGTGGAGATGGCCCCCACGATTTGGGTCTATGAGCAGGTCTCGCGCCACGCGTACCAGTCCGGCTACGTCGAGTGGCCGCAGGCAAAGAGGCCGATCCCCGTCATGGGTTACAACATGGCGGCGCGACTCATCCAGGTTTACCCGGAGCGGGCCAGACGGTAGCGGGAGGACGGCAACGAAGAAGAACCCGCCATGGTAGCGTACCTGGCTTGGCGGCTCGTGCACCTGATCTTCGTGCTGCTCGGGCTGTCGATCCTGATCTTCCTGATCACGCGGGTGATGCCGGGGGATCCGGCGCGTCTGGCTCTGGGAGCCCGGGCCTCGCCCGAGGCGGTGGAAGCCTTCCGGGCCCGTATGGGACTGGACCAACCCCTGCACGTGCAGTACCATCGGTGGCTGGCCCACGCCTTGCGCGGGGACATGGGGATGTCGATCTTTACGCGGCGTCCCGTAGCCCGCGATGTCCGCGAGTTCCTGCCCGCTACCCTGGAGCTGATGTTGTTCGCCGGGGTGGTTATGATCGTCGGAGGCATTCTTCTCGGCATCCTGGCTGCCTGGCACGCCAACTCTTGGATCGACAACGCCGTACGTCTGCTGGCCTACGTCGGGGTCGTCACACCGGCGTTCGTCTTCGCAATCGTGCTTCTCCTTGTCTTCGGGTACCTCCTCGACCTGCTGCCGACGGCCGGGCGCCTGAGCGCCGGGGTGCGCCCGCCACCTGTCGTCACGGGGATGATCACCGTCGACAGCCTGCTCGCCGGGCAAGTGGCCACGGCGTTCAATGCCCTGAAACATATGCTGCTGCCCGGATTGGCGCTGGCGATGGCCGGCCTCTCGCAACAAGCTCGGATCACCCGCGCCAGCATGATCGACAACTTGCAGCGCGACTACATTCTTGCAGCCCGAGCGGCCGGTATCCCGGAACGCGTGGTCATGACCAAGTATCTTCTGAAGCCCTCCCTGATTCCCACGGTCTCCATCTTGGGGTTGGACTTCGCCGCGCTCATGGCCAATGCGTTTCTGGTGGAAATGATCTTCAACTGGCCCGGGCTTTCCCGCTACGGCGTCAACGCGATGCTCAGCAAAGACCTAAACGCGATTACGGCCGTGGTGCTTGTGATCGGCGTCGTGTTCATGTCCGTCAACATCGTCGTCGATCTGATCGTCTCCTACCTCGACCCGCGAATCCGCTTGAGGAGCGGGCAGTGAGCACAACCTCCGTGGCTTCCAAGTCGTTTGTGGCCCAGCGGGCGGATGCGCTGGGCCGAGGGTGGTACAGATTCTCGCGCAACGTGCTGTCCGTTGCGGGTCTGGCGATCGTCACCTCGATCATCTTTGCTGCCATCTTCGCGCCGTACGTCGCTCCGTACCCCCACCATGCTGCCGCCTACGTGGACTTTAGCAGCGCGAGCCAGCCTCCCAGCTGGCAGCATCCATTCGGGACGGACAGGGTCGGCCGCGACGTGCTGTCCCGGGTGGTCTTCGGATATCGAT
The Armatimonadota bacterium DNA segment above includes these coding regions:
- a CDS encoding cupin domain-containing protein, producing MRIVQADGREGVQVLMAVDDPVRGRMAAGVARFSPQTRHPIEGTSVHEAHETFFVLKGRLLVSTAEGEQAVAEGDFVYIAPGEEHWVANEWEHPAEVVWVLVGSTEV
- a CDS encoding ABC transporter permease — its product is MVAYLAWRLVHLIFVLLGLSILIFLITRVMPGDPARLALGARASPEAVEAFRARMGLDQPLHVQYHRWLAHALRGDMGMSIFTRRPVARDVREFLPATLELMLFAGVVMIVGGILLGILAAWHANSWIDNAVRLLAYVGVVTPAFVFAIVLLLVFGYLLDLLPTAGRLSAGVRPPPVVTGMITVDSLLAGQVATAFNALKHMLLPGLALAMAGLSQQARITRASMIDNLQRDYILAARAAGIPERVVMTKYLLKPSLIPTVSILGLDFAALMANAFLVEMIFNWPGLSRYGVNAMLSKDLNAITAVVLVIGVVFMSVNIVVDLIVSYLDPRIRLRSGQ
- a CDS encoding hydantoinase B/oxoprolinase family protein, translating into MAQRARKTRTAPRNRRERTVDPFTLEIIKNSLVAIGDEMFVALQRTSMSTIIYEVLDYATGLTDARGQLITQGNGVTLFLGTLSHAVQYTLEKFGDRLRPGDIVITNDPYTGGGTHLSDVSLVMPVFYDGRIVAFVANKAHWTEIGGKDAGSWTTDATEVYQEGLQFPCVRLFEEGRPVQSLLDLIEANVRLPQMTLGDLWAGVAALRVGEQRVRELCDKYGVDTVLRAVDKLLDDGDRLTRLALGALPKGTFEAEDWIDDDGIGNGPFPVRVRVTISDEEFVCDFTGTHAQVPGPVNCTYTALVSGVRAMYLAVTNPSNPAINDGAFRSLRVVCPPRTIFSAERPAPVSTYWETMLYVADLIWKALAPVIPDRATAGHFLSVCGTIVAGPHPDTGELFLLVEPLAGGWGAGVDKDGESGLVCIGDGETYMIPIEVAETRYGVRVEQYAFHTDDGGAGRFRGGKGLIRDYRIMSDEAYLTTTFGRHKFRPWGVDGGREGSPNYVRIFHADGRELVFGKTARYRLKKGDMARLVTGTGGGWGDPRQRAPERVTEDVRNGYITPAQAEQDYGLAFGSGTGVAQPLVRETTGVR
- a CDS encoding hydantoinase/oxoprolinase family protein — its product is MRVASDIGGTFTDLVYLDERSGTLRTAKVDTTPPQFERGVMDSLRKAGVEGHMIAYLVHGTTVIINAVTERRGARTGLITTRGFRDVLEIGRANRPDLYNLRYRKPKPFVPRYLRLEVTERISHKGEVLVPLSEEDVRDAVRRLKAEGVEAIAICFLHSYANPAHERRAAQIAREEWPDVFVTSSHEITREWREYERTSTAVLNAYVQPSAARYLDALERDLRDSGVVGTLYVMQSNGGTATFDSARRAPIGMVESGPVAGVLGTLALGRLLGETNLISLDIGGTTAKCTLIDRGEVRVTTEYKIEWSRTFPGYPLKVPVVDIVEIGAGGGSIAWLDDAGALHVGPQSAGALPGPACYSRGGQAPTVTDSNLVAGRLNPGYFLGGEIPLQVSHARAALGPIAERFGIDEIQAALGVLRLANANMVNALKLVSIHRGYDPRDFTLVAFGGGGGMHAASLARELHIHRVLIPVEPAVFSAWGMLMTDLRYDLVRTHIERTDGASPQDLDRRWSEMEEAAVRYFANEQMDSSRLVFRRYTDMRYAGQEHTVKVPFPAGPVTTETVREVEEKFHALHEQHYTFRLSNPIEFVNFHLTTFGTVDKPSIPEIDGTRNAVRARKDKRRVEFDGHGALETPIYERGRLGPGAVVRGPAIIEEPASTTVLFPGDRLRVDPYGNLLIEVSVRG
- a CDS encoding ABC transporter substrate-binding protein, with the translated sequence MSRRSIAVIGIVTVAIVVAFVLARRQPGPEVAARVLRMTESPPTLIDPALGTDFSSTTSHVNLYDALVWPGTDGEIEPHLAESWEASPDGLVWTFRLRRGVQFHHGHGELTANDVVFTFRRLIAIGEGFSYLYQGRVANVEAVDTHTVRFTLSRPFGPFLATLLRLAIVSEACVRANKKDGPYGEWGDYGRDYLTTNDCGSGPYVMRERVVGESFAAERFADYWIPFPAGAPDRFVLMETTEAATVRTLMERRELEITDQWQSLEAYNTLQQIQGVDVARIADGSMLYLMLHNRKAPTDDVNVRRALAWAMNYQQVTDSIFPGTSQARGPVAATLPGHDATVFQYRFDLERARAELAQSRYADRIGQMPIDYCWTAEVPDLEKIALMFQADLARIGVRVNIVSLPWLRMIEAASRPETTCHIMSIWVAPHYPEAGSILESKYHSRATGTWEQTEWVRDPELDRMIDDALATIDRQERFRKYAEIQRRIVEMAPTIWVYEQVSRHAYQSGYVEWPQAKRPIPVMGYNMAARLIQVYPERARR